In Flavobacteriaceae bacterium, the following proteins share a genomic window:
- a CDS encoding DUF2306 domain-containing protein, with amino-acid sequence MKKTLLSPLTLKSGLTLLVLAFIFMFSLTYIIEDLRFYTLKENVLGRFFAIKWWLIGHLSGGILALLIGPFQFWANFRNKYLKLHRNLGKVYLISILIASLCSTYMAWNTAIMVHWTWAFSLQGLAFVWLISSFMAYRSIRRKQIENHKEWMIRSYVVTTGFVSFRWIMALPFIQNLGSFPEVAPTVVWSILALSLFITEVILRWNK; translated from the coding sequence ATGAAAAAAACACTATTAAGCCCCTTAACATTAAAATCCGGATTAACCTTATTAGTATTAGCATTTATTTTCATGTTTTCATTAACCTATATTATTGAAGATTTACGATTTTATACTTTAAAGGAAAATGTTTTAGGACGTTTTTTTGCCATTAAATGGTGGCTTATAGGCCATCTTTCAGGAGGAATACTAGCTTTACTTATTGGTCCATTTCAATTCTGGGCGAACTTTAGAAATAAATATTTAAAACTCCATCGAAACCTAGGTAAAGTATATTTAATTTCAATTTTAATTGCTTCATTATGCTCTACCTATATGGCTTGGAATACAGCTATAATGGTACATTGGACATGGGCATTTAGCTTACAAGGCTTAGCTTTTGTTTGGTTAATAAGCTCATTTATGGCATATAGGTCTATACGCCGTAAACAAATTGAAAACCATAAAGAATGGATGATTAGAAGCTATGTTGTTACTACAGGATTTGTATCTTTTAGATGGATTATGGCACTTCCGTTTATACAAAATTTAGGAAGTTTTCCTGAAGTAGCACCAACAGTTGTTTGGTCAATTTTAGCATTATCATTATTCATTACTGAGGTTATTTTAAGATGGAATAAATAA
- a CDS encoding thioredoxin family protein, with protein sequence MALTASNPFEIGTKAPNFSLTNTVNDKQVELNTIKGKNGTVVMFICNHCPFVLHVNDELVKLANDYINKGIAFIAISSNDIENYPQDRPKLMKEMAIKLQYPFPYLYDKDQTIAKAYDAACTPDFYVFDNNLKTVYHGQLDDSRPNNGVPVTGTDIRQALNNLLNNELPLSVQKPSMGCGIKWK encoded by the coding sequence ATGGCATTAACAGCATCAAATCCGTTTGAAATTGGGACTAAAGCTCCAAATTTTAGTTTAACCAACACTGTAAATGATAAACAAGTAGAATTAAATACTATTAAAGGGAAAAATGGTACTGTAGTAATGTTTATATGCAATCATTGCCCTTTTGTCTTACATGTTAATGACGAGTTAGTAAAACTTGCAAACGATTATATTAATAAAGGTATTGCTTTTATCGCTATTAGTAGTAATGATATTGAAAATTACCCACAAGATAGACCTAAGCTAATGAAAGAAATGGCTATAAAACTACAATACCCTTTTCCGTATTTGTATGATAAAGATCAAACTATTGCTAAAGCATATGATGCTGCATGCACTCCAGATTTTTATGTTTTTGACAATAACCTAAAAACAGTTTATCATGGGCAATTAGATGATTCTCGGCCAAATAATGGAGTTCCAGTTACAGGAACAGATATTCGTCAAGCATTAAATAATTTACTTAACAATGAGCTTCCTTTATCAGTTCAAAAACCTAGTATGGGTTGCGGGATTAAATGGAAGTAA
- a CDS encoding N-acetyltransferase — MKAPILENNRVKLSLLDLSNYEYLLGVSQEKNLIYYSPSTITTPEDLKDYVRVAVDGYYHKTTLPFIIYDKQQKAYAGSTRFGLINWKNKVLHIGWTWIGHNFQGSGLNINMKFLMLQYAFEGLEFDKVEFRIDERNMKSRKAAEKIGATLEGILRKDTLMPDGFKRSTCCYGILKEEWAEIKNMLLKKIEDH; from the coding sequence ATGAAAGCTCCAATCTTAGAAAATAACCGTGTTAAATTATCTCTTTTAGATTTAAGTAATTATGAATACTTATTAGGCGTTTCTCAAGAAAAGAACCTTATTTATTATTCTCCTTCTACAATAACAACTCCAGAAGATTTAAAGGATTATGTAAGAGTTGCTGTAGATGGTTATTATCATAAAACTACATTACCCTTTATTATTTATGATAAACAACAGAAAGCTTATGCAGGCTCAACACGATTTGGGCTCATAAACTGGAAAAATAAAGTTTTACATATTGGCTGGACTTGGATTGGACATAATTTTCAAGGCTCTGGTTTAAATATCAATATGAAATTTTTAATGTTACAATATGCTTTCGAGGGTTTAGAATTTGATAAAGTAGAATTTAGGATAGATGAACGTAATATGAAGTCACGTAAAGCAGCTGAGAAAATTGGAGCTACACTTGAAGGTATTTTACGAAAAGATACATTAATGCCAGACGGGTTTAAACGTAGCACTTGTTGTTATGGTATTTTAAAAGAAGAGTGGGCAGAGATTAAAAATATGCTTCTCAAAAAAATTGAAGATCATTAG
- a CDS encoding esterase, whose amino-acid sequence MNSIEKEISYQTTNTYSTLNTLTNETKNIWFVCHGMGYLSRYFLKYFKELNPEENYIVAPQAASKYYITSKFKHIGASWLTKENTLVETENIMQYYDAIFESEELNTDTKNIIVLGYSQGVSVSMRYVAKRKLQCSQLVMCSGGIPKELNASDFKFLNTTNTKISLVYGDKDEYLTKDRIIDETARAKELFGDNLNIIPFEGVHEVKTEIINSLV is encoded by the coding sequence ATGAATTCTATAGAAAAAGAAATCTCATATCAAACTACAAATACATATTCTACATTAAATACGCTTACTAATGAGACAAAAAATATTTGGTTTGTTTGCCACGGAATGGGGTATTTAAGTCGTTATTTTTTAAAGTATTTTAAAGAATTAAATCCTGAAGAGAACTATATCGTAGCACCGCAAGCTGCAAGTAAATATTATATAACTTCTAAATTTAAACATATAGGAGCAAGCTGGTTAACTAAAGAAAATACACTTGTTGAAACTGAAAATATAATGCAATATTATGATGCAATTTTTGAATCTGAAGAATTAAATACTGACACCAAAAATATTATTGTTCTGGGATATTCTCAAGGTGTTTCGGTTTCAATGCGTTATGTAGCAAAACGAAAATTACAATGCTCACAATTAGTAATGTGCTCAGGTGGTATCCCTAAAGAATTAAATGCTTCAGATTTTAAATTTTTAAATACCACTAATACCAAAATATCTTTAGTATATGGCGATAAAGATGAGTATTTAACCAAAGATCGTATTATCGATGAAACTGCTCGTGCAAAAGAATTATTTGGAGATAATCTAAATATTATACCTTTTGAAGGTGTTCATGAAGTAAAAACAGAGATTATTAACAGTTTGGTATAA
- a CDS encoding hotdog fold thioesterase encodes MKLSKEQTLIQANAVCENTLMETLNIEFVDFGDDFVVARMPVNSRVHQPDGVLHGGATVALAETTGSFAAHMFLNQEKTFVRGIEISANHIKSVKSGFVYAKATFIHKGRTTQLFDIRITDDNNRLVSLCKLTTVSLPNKK; translated from the coding sequence ATGAAATTATCTAAAGAGCAAACACTTATCCAAGCAAACGCAGTTTGTGAAAACACATTAATGGAAACTCTAAATATTGAATTTGTTGACTTTGGAGACGATTTTGTTGTAGCAAGAATGCCAGTAAATTCTAGAGTACATCAACCAGATGGTGTTTTACATGGCGGGGCTACTGTTGCATTGGCAGAAACTACAGGGAGTTTTGCAGCGCATATGTTTTTGAATCAAGAAAAAACATTTGTTCGAGGTATAGAAATTTCTGCAAACCATATTAAGAGCGTAAAAAGTGGTTTTGTATATGCTAAAGCTACCTTTATACATAAAGGACGAACTACACAATTGTTTGACATTAGAATTACGGATGATAACAATCGCTTAGTATCACTGTGCAAATTAACAACAGTCTCGCTTCCTAATAAAAAATAA
- a CDS encoding isochorismate synthase: MHLSNFFEEISNQLNTGLPFVAYRKPKTLSIKAVLQENDNIFYVEDYTEKGFVFAPFDNKEDSILIPLNHSKIIKTEHIFSNAIEKVQDEYLDDELAKKQHINIIKKAMCEIETNLLLKVVISRKEKIAIKNSNPIEIFKRLLNKYKDALVYCWYHPKVGLWLGATPETLLKLEGNRFSTMALAGTQIFKDDSEVKWGDKEIEEQQFVTDFITRRLNSLTNTLTMSRVKTVKAGSLLHLRTDISGLFKKESGLEHLISVLHPTPAVCGLPMKIAKSFVLQNENYKREFYTGFLGELNLETELTSRSSKRNIENRAYTIKKNQTELFVNLRCMQLQDKNAILYIGGGITKASIPEKEWEETVSKSLIMKTVL, from the coding sequence ATGCATTTGAGTAACTTTTTTGAGGAAATATCTAATCAGCTTAATACTGGATTACCTTTTGTTGCTTATAGAAAACCTAAAACGTTATCTATAAAGGCAGTTCTTCAAGAAAATGATAATATATTTTATGTAGAAGATTATACAGAAAAAGGTTTTGTATTTGCTCCTTTTGATAATAAAGAAGATTCGATTTTAATTCCATTAAATCATTCAAAAATTATAAAAACAGAGCATATTTTTTCAAACGCAATTGAGAAGGTTCAAGATGAATATTTGGATGATGAGTTAGCAAAAAAACAGCATATCAATATTATTAAAAAAGCAATGTGTGAGATTGAAACAAATTTGCTTTTAAAAGTTGTTATTTCTAGAAAAGAAAAAATTGCAATAAAGAACTCTAATCCTATTGAGATATTTAAACGATTGCTTAATAAATATAAAGATGCTCTTGTTTATTGTTGGTATCATCCTAAAGTTGGATTATGGTTAGGAGCTACCCCTGAGACATTATTAAAATTAGAAGGAAATCGTTTTTCTACAATGGCATTAGCAGGCACTCAAATTTTTAAAGATGATTCTGAGGTGAAATGGGGTGATAAAGAAATTGAAGAACAACAATTTGTAACTGATTTTATTACAAGAAGGTTAAACTCTTTAACGAATACATTAACGATGTCCAGAGTCAAAACTGTAAAAGCAGGTAGTTTATTACATTTAAGAACTGATATATCTGGATTGTTCAAAAAAGAATCAGGGTTAGAACATTTGATATCTGTATTACATCCAACTCCAGCGGTATGTGGATTGCCAATGAAAATAGCAAAAAGCTTTGTGCTTCAAAATGAAAACTATAAACGCGAATTTTATACAGGATTTTTAGGAGAACTTAATTTAGAAACTGAATTAACTTCACGCTCAAGTAAGCGTAATATCGAAAATCGTGCTTATACTATTAAAAAAAATCAAACAGAACTATTTGTGAATTTACGCTGTATGCAACTTCAAGATAAAAATGCAATTCTTTATATCGGCGGAG